One region of Streptomyces subrutilus genomic DNA includes:
- the qcrA gene encoding cytochrome bc1 complex Rieske iron-sulfur subunit, with translation MSQDIPEEKHLPTEQGDAHHGAVAVADDPFADPGLPVHKPRIQDIDERAAKRSERTVAMLFTLSMLATVAFIASYVIFPVDKIVYIFPIGKVSALNFALGMTLGTALFCIGAGAVHWARTLMSDVEVAAERHEIAAPPEVKAQVLQDFRDGAQESGIARRPLIRNTLLGALAMLPLSAVMIMRDLGPLPEDKLRKTLWAKGKLLINQNTMEPLRPEDVLVGSLTFAMPEGLDEHQHDFQVQIAKAALMIVRIQPDDIKDKQELEWSHDGIVAYSKICTHVGCPISLYEQQTHHVLCPCHQSTFDLSDGARVIFGPAGHALPQLRIGVNDEGFLEALGDFEEPVGPAFWERG, from the coding sequence ATGAGTCAAGACATTCCCGAAGAGAAGCACCTGCCGACTGAGCAGGGCGACGCGCACCACGGTGCCGTAGCCGTCGCGGACGACCCGTTCGCCGACCCGGGCCTGCCGGTCCACAAGCCGCGCATCCAGGACATCGACGAGCGGGCGGCGAAGCGTTCCGAGCGCACCGTCGCGATGCTGTTCACGCTGTCGATGCTGGCCACGGTGGCCTTCATCGCCTCCTACGTGATCTTCCCGGTCGACAAGATCGTGTACATCTTCCCGATCGGGAAGGTGAGCGCGCTCAACTTCGCGCTGGGCATGACCCTGGGCACGGCGCTCTTCTGCATCGGCGCGGGCGCGGTCCACTGGGCCCGCACCCTGATGTCCGACGTCGAGGTAGCCGCCGAGCGCCACGAGATCGCCGCTCCGCCGGAGGTCAAGGCGCAGGTCCTGCAGGACTTCCGCGACGGTGCGCAGGAGTCGGGCATCGCCCGCCGCCCGCTGATCCGCAACACGCTGCTGGGTGCGCTGGCCATGCTGCCGCTCTCCGCCGTCATGATCATGCGCGACCTGGGCCCGCTGCCCGAGGACAAGCTGCGCAAGACCCTGTGGGCCAAGGGCAAGCTGCTCATCAACCAGAACACGATGGAGCCGCTGCGTCCCGAGGACGTCCTGGTCGGTTCGCTGACCTTCGCCATGCCGGAAGGCCTGGACGAGCACCAGCACGACTTCCAGGTCCAGATCGCCAAGGCCGCCCTGATGATCGTCCGCATCCAGCCGGACGACATCAAGGACAAGCAGGAACTGGAGTGGTCCCACGACGGGATCGTGGCCTACTCCAAGATCTGCACCCACGTCGGCTGCCCCATCAGCCTGTACGAGCAGCAGACGCACCACGTGCTCTGCCCGTGCCACCAGTCCACTTTCGACCTCTCCGACGGCGCCCGTGTCATCTTCGGCCCGGCCGGTCACGCGCTTCCGCAGCTGCGGATCGGTGTCAATGACGAAGGCTTCCTCGAAGCGCTCGGCGACTTCGAAGAGCCCGTCGGTCCTGCATTCTGGGAGCGCGGATGA
- the qcrC gene encoding cytochrome bc1 complex diheme cytochrome c subunit — MKKLSARRRHPLAAVVVLLLALAATGGLYAAFAPAGKAQADETAQSLAIEEGKKLYAVGCASCHGTGGQGSSDGPSLVGVGSAAVDFQVSTGRMPAQQPGAQVPKKPNIYSQAQIDQLAAYIASLGAGPITPTEKQYDPAGADIANGGELFRNNCAQCHNFTGEGGALTNGKYAPNLEDVSPKHIYEAMLTGPQNMPSFPDSTMPEKQKKDIIAYLENVNGEKSTSPGGLKLGGLGPVSEGLFGWIFGLGALIAVAVWVAAHTAKAKKS; from the coding sequence GTGAAAAAGCTCTCCGCACGACGACGCCATCCGCTGGCGGCGGTCGTCGTTCTACTCCTCGCGCTGGCGGCCACTGGGGGGCTGTACGCCGCCTTCGCCCCCGCGGGCAAGGCGCAGGCCGATGAAACCGCCCAGTCCCTCGCCATCGAGGAGGGCAAGAAGCTCTACGCCGTGGGTTGCGCAAGCTGCCACGGAACCGGCGGTCAGGGTTCCTCTGACGGCCCGAGCCTGGTCGGCGTCGGCTCCGCGGCCGTCGACTTCCAGGTGAGCACGGGCCGCATGCCCGCCCAGCAGCCCGGCGCCCAGGTGCCGAAGAAGCCCAACATCTACTCGCAGGCGCAGATCGACCAGCTGGCGGCGTACATCGCCTCCCTCGGTGCCGGTCCGATCACGCCGACCGAGAAGCAGTACGACCCGGCGGGCGCCGACATCGCCAACGGTGGTGAGCTGTTCCGCAACAACTGCGCGCAGTGCCACAACTTCACCGGCGAGGGCGGCGCACTGACGAACGGCAAGTACGCCCCCAACCTTGAGGACGTCTCGCCGAAGCACATCTACGAGGCCATGCTGACCGGCCCGCAGAACATGCCCTCCTTCCCGGACAGCACCATGCCGGAGAAGCAGAAGAAGGACATCATCGCGTACCTCGAGAACGTCAACGGCGAGAAGTCCACCAGCCCCGGTGGCCTCAAGCTCGGCGGCCTCGGTCCCGTTTCCGAGGGTCTGTTCGGCTGGATCTTCGGTCTGGGTGCGCTGATCGCTGTTGCCGTCTGGGTCGCGGCCCACACCGCTAAGGCCAAGAAGTCATGA
- the ctaE gene encoding aa3-type cytochrome oxidase subunit III — MSVVATATTVDTGHAHPTVNRPNLVSVGTIIWLSSELMFFAALFAMYFTLRSVTGAEYWTEQASSLNLPFSATNTTILVLSSLTCQLGVFAAERGDVKKLRTWFIITFVMGAIFIGGQVFEYTELVKHEGMSLSSGPYGSVFYLTTGFHGLHVTGGLIAFLLVLGRTYAAKRFTHEQATSAIVVSYYWHFVDVVWIGLFATIYLIK; from the coding sequence ATGTCGGTCGTGGCGACAGCAACGACAGTAGATACCGGGCACGCGCACCCGACGGTCAACCGGCCGAACCTCGTCAGCGTCGGAACCATCATCTGGTTGAGTTCCGAGCTGATGTTCTTCGCGGCCCTCTTCGCGATGTACTTCACCCTGCGATCCGTGACAGGCGCCGAGTACTGGACAGAGCAGGCCTCGAGCCTGAACCTGCCCTTCTCGGCGACGAACACGACGATCCTGGTGCTCTCCTCGCTCACCTGCCAGCTCGGCGTCTTCGCCGCCGAGCGCGGTGACGTGAAGAAGCTCCGGACGTGGTTCATCATCACGTTCGTCATGGGTGCGATCTTCATTGGCGGCCAGGTGTTCGAGTACACCGAGCTGGTCAAGCACGAGGGCATGAGCCTCTCGTCCGGTCCGTACGGCTCGGTGTTCTACCTGACCACCGGGTTCCACGGTCTGCACGTGACGGGCGGTCTCATCGCCTTCCTGCTGGTCCTCGGCCGGACGTACGCGGCCAAGAGGTTCACCCACGAACAGGCCACGTCGGCCATCGTCGTGTCCTACTACTGGCACTTCGTCGATGTCGTCTGGATCGGCCTCTTCGCCACGATCTACCTGATCAAGTAG
- a CDS encoding L,D-transpeptidase, producing MKHSPRLWTVLGCSLLVASLGAGATACGSGDNPLSARPYDAGGQIAFNQAAGSRPVDPDKPLEVTTKGGEARITDVTVVDTHGRRLAGELSAKGDRWHNTVSMAAGVRYTVTVSTENAEGAPGQRTITFDTTPAKGVLKVEFGPEEGKYGVGQPLTAELSEPVKDKAARGVIERGLIVSAPAGVEGAWHWVDDKKLHYRPKEYWPANTEVSVRSNLEGVRIQDQLYGAAAKPLKLEIGDRVEVTTDAASHWMTFKRNGEVINSIPITTGKPGFSTRNGIKVVLGKQYFVRMRGDSVGIGGSEYYNLPVYYATRVTWSGEYVHAAPWSIGSHGYANVSHGCTGMSTGNAAWFYENITEGDIVEVVNSIGDDMDIFGNGFGDWNMDWKDWRQGSALLKGTQEGRSAVDQARLRPTV from the coding sequence ATGAAGCACTCACCGCGTCTTTGGACGGTACTCGGCTGCTCCCTGCTGGTCGCGTCCCTCGGGGCCGGCGCCACCGCGTGCGGGTCCGGCGACAACCCGCTGTCAGCCCGCCCGTACGACGCGGGCGGGCAAATCGCCTTCAACCAGGCCGCCGGCAGCCGCCCGGTGGACCCCGACAAGCCCCTCGAAGTCACGACGAAGGGGGGTGAGGCACGGATCACCGACGTCACCGTCGTGGACACCCACGGACGCCGCCTGGCGGGCGAACTCTCCGCCAAGGGCGACCGCTGGCACAACACGGTGTCCATGGCCGCGGGCGTCCGCTACACGGTCACCGTCAGCACCGAGAACGCCGAGGGCGCTCCGGGGCAGCGCACGATCACGTTCGACACCACCCCGGCCAAAGGTGTCCTGAAGGTCGAATTCGGCCCGGAGGAAGGCAAATACGGCGTCGGGCAGCCCCTCACGGCCGAGCTCAGCGAGCCCGTCAAGGACAAGGCGGCCCGCGGCGTCATCGAAAGGGGCCTCATCGTCAGCGCCCCCGCCGGCGTCGAGGGCGCCTGGCACTGGGTCGACGACAAGAAGCTGCACTACCGGCCCAAGGAGTACTGGCCCGCCAACACGGAGGTCTCCGTACGGAGCAACCTGGAGGGCGTCCGGATCCAGGACCAGCTCTACGGGGCCGCCGCCAAGCCGCTGAAGCTGGAGATCGGCGACCGCGTCGAGGTCACCACCGACGCCGCCTCGCACTGGATGACCTTCAAGCGCAACGGAGAAGTGATCAATTCCATTCCGATCACCACCGGCAAGCCCGGGTTCTCCACCCGCAACGGCATCAAGGTGGTGCTCGGCAAGCAGTACTTCGTCCGGATGCGCGGCGACTCCGTCGGCATCGGCGGCAGCGAGTACTACAACCTGCCCGTCTACTACGCCACCCGCGTCACCTGGAGTGGTGAATACGTCCACGCCGCACCGTGGTCCATCGGCTCGCACGGCTATGCGAACGTCAGCCACGGCTGCACCGGCATGAGCACCGGCAACGCCGCCTGGTTCTACGAGAACATCACCGAGGGCGACATCGTCGAGGTGGTCAACAGCATCGGCGACGACATGGACATCTTCGGCAACGGCTTCGGCGACTGGAACATGGACTGGAAGGACTGGCGCCAGGGCAGCGCCCTGCTCAAGGGCACCCAGGAAGGCCGCAGCGCCGTCGACCAGGCCCGCCTGCGCCCCACCGTGTGA
- a CDS encoding cytochrome c oxidase subunit 4 has translation MKIQGKMFLWLSFFILIMAVVYGVWSKEPVGTTALFLAFGLSVMIGYYLAFTAKRVDEMAQDNLEADVADEAGELGFFSPHSWQPLSLAIGGAFAFMGVIFGWWLMYFSAPIILIGLWGWVYEYYRGENQNQ, from the coding sequence GTGAAGATCCAGGGCAAGATGTTCCTCTGGCTCTCCTTCTTCATCCTGATCATGGCCGTCGTGTACGGCGTGTGGTCGAAGGAGCCCGTCGGCACCACCGCGCTCTTCCTGGCCTTCGGCCTGAGCGTCATGATCGGCTACTACCTGGCCTTCACGGCCAAGCGCGTGGACGAGATGGCCCAGGACAACCTGGAGGCCGACGTCGCCGACGAGGCGGGCGAGCTGGGGTTCTTCTCCCCGCACAGCTGGCAGCCGCTCTCGCTGGCGATCGGTGGCGCCTTCGCGTTCATGGGCGTCATCTTCGGCTGGTGGCTCATGTACTTCTCGGCCCCGATCATCCTGATCGGCCTGTGGGGCTGGGTGTACGAGTACTACCGCGGTGAGAACCAGAACCAGTAG
- the ctaD gene encoding aa3-type cytochrome oxidase subunit I, whose translation MSILNESQGAAAADSYENELPVRRKQPGNVVVKWLTTTDHKTIGTMYLVTSFVFFIIGGILALFMRAELARPGTQIMSNEQFNQAFTMHGTIMLLMFATPLFAGFANWIMPLQIGAPDVAFPRLNMFAYWLYLFGSTIAVAGFATPNGAADFGWFAYTPLSDAVRSPGIGADMWIMGLAFSGFGTILGSVNFITTIICMRAPGMTMFRMPIFTWNVLLTGVLVLLAFPVLAAALFALEADRKFGAHIFDPPNGGALLWQHLFWFFGHPEVYIIACRSSDHLRSDPGLLAQADVRLHRLIGATIAIAGLSVTVWAHHMYVTGGVLLPFFSFMTFLIAVPTGVKFFNWIGTMWKGSLSFETPMLWAVGFLITFTFGGLTGVILASPPMDFHVSDSYFVVAHFHYVIFGTVVFAMFSGFHFWWPKFTGKMLDERLGKITFWTLFIGFHGTFLVQHWLGAEGMPRRYADYLAADGFTALNTISTISSFLLGLSMLPFMYNVWKTAKYGKKIEVDDPWGYGRSLEWATSCPPPRHNFLTLPRIRSESPAFDLHHPEIAALDHLEDHPGAKVVTSGKEAGK comes from the coding sequence GTGAGCATCCTCAACGAATCCCAGGGTGCCGCCGCAGCTGACTCGTACGAGAACGAGCTGCCGGTACGGCGCAAGCAGCCGGGCAACGTGGTCGTCAAGTGGCTCACCACCACCGACCACAAGACCATCGGCACGATGTACCTGGTCACGTCGTTCGTGTTCTTCATCATCGGCGGCATCCTGGCGCTCTTCATGCGCGCCGAGCTGGCCCGTCCGGGCACGCAGATCATGTCGAACGAGCAGTTCAACCAGGCGTTCACGATGCACGGCACGATCATGCTGCTGATGTTCGCGACGCCGCTGTTCGCCGGATTCGCGAACTGGATCATGCCGCTGCAGATCGGCGCGCCCGACGTGGCGTTCCCGCGGCTGAACATGTTCGCGTACTGGCTGTACCTCTTCGGCTCGACCATCGCGGTGGCTGGTTTCGCCACGCCGAACGGCGCGGCCGACTTCGGCTGGTTCGCCTACACCCCGCTGTCGGACGCGGTCCGCTCGCCGGGCATCGGCGCCGACATGTGGATCATGGGTCTGGCCTTCTCGGGCTTCGGCACGATCCTCGGCTCGGTCAACTTCATCACCACGATCATCTGCATGCGCGCACCCGGCATGACGATGTTCCGCATGCCGATCTTCACCTGGAACGTGCTGCTGACCGGTGTCCTGGTCCTGCTCGCCTTCCCGGTGCTGGCCGCCGCGCTCTTCGCGCTGGAGGCGGACCGGAAGTTCGGTGCGCACATCTTCGACCCGCCGAACGGCGGAGCACTGCTCTGGCAGCACCTCTTCTGGTTCTTCGGACACCCAGAGGTGTACATCATCGCCTGCCGTTCTTCGGATCATCTCCGAAGTGATCCCGGTCTTCTCGCGCAAGCCGATGTTCGGCTACATCGGCTGATCGGCGCGACGATCGCGATCGCCGGCCTCTCGGTGACGGTGTGGGCCCACCACATGTACGTCACCGGCGGTGTGCTGCTGCCGTTCTTCTCCTTCATGACCTTCCTGATCGCGGTACCGACCGGTGTGAAGTTCTTCAACTGGATCGGCACCATGTGGAAGGGCTCGCTGTCCTTCGAGACACCGATGCTCTGGGCCGTCGGCTTCCTGATCACCTTCACCTTCGGTGGTCTGACCGGCGTCATCCTGGCCTCGCCCCCGATGGACTTCCACGTCTCCGACTCGTACTTCGTCGTCGCGCACTTCCACTACGTCATCTTCGGCACCGTGGTCTTCGCGATGTTCTCCGGCTTCCACTTCTGGTGGCCGAAGTTCACGGGCAAGATGCTGGACGAGCGCCTCGGCAAGATCACGTTCTGGACGCTGTTCATCGGCTTCCACGGCACCTTCCTGGTGCAGCACTGGCTGGGTGCCGAGGGCATGCCGCGCCGTTACGCGGACTACCTCGCCGCCGACGGGTTCACCGCGCTGAACACGATCTCGACGATCAGCTCCTTCCTGCTCGGCCTGTCGATGCTGCCCTTCATGTACAACGTCTGGAAGACGGCGAAGTACGGGAAGAAGATCGAGGTCGACGACCCGTGGGGCTACGGGCGTTCGCTCGAATGGGCGACGTCTTGCCCGCCGCCGCGGCACAACTTCCTCACCCTGCCGCGGATCCGTTCCGAGTCCCCGGCGTTCGACCTGCACCACCCGGAGATCGCGGCCCTCGACCACCTCGAGGACCACCCCGGTGCGAAGGTCGTCACCAGCGGCAAGGAGGCCGGCAAGTGA
- the ctaC gene encoding aa3-type cytochrome oxidase subunit II, which yields MSPYGSDRSPRRPMRRKLLQALTAGAVLATATGCSYNWEDFPRLGMPRPVTEEAPRILSLWQGSWAAALITGILVWGLIMWSVIFHRRSRTKVQVPPQTRYNMPIEALYTVVPLIIVSVLFYFTARDESKLLSLSAKPAHTINVIGYQWSWGFNYIENVDGDAASPKAGEVPKELAALPDRFTKDFPAGAEGVYQKGVPGDRDADTNNPGPTLYLPKGEKVRFILSSNDVIHSFWVVPFLFKQDVIPGHTNVFEVTPTQEGTFMGKCAELCGVDHSRMLFNVKVVSPEEYRAHLKELAEKGQTGFLPAGIKQTDPARNAETNKL from the coding sequence GTGAGTCCCTACGGCTCCGACCGCTCGCCGCGGCGCCCGATGCGGCGGAAGCTGCTGCAGGCGCTGACTGCGGGCGCGGTTCTGGCGACCGCCACTGGTTGCTCGTACAACTGGGAAGACTTCCCCCGCCTTGGAATGCCCCGTCCGGTCACGGAGGAGGCGCCGCGCATCCTCTCCCTGTGGCAGGGATCCTGGGCGGCCGCCCTCATCACGGGCATCCTGGTGTGGGGCCTGATCATGTGGAGCGTCATCTTCCACCGGCGCAGCCGGACGAAGGTGCAGGTCCCCCCGCAGACCCGGTACAACATGCCCATCGAGGCGCTGTACACCGTGGTCCCGCTCATCATCGTCTCGGTGCTCTTCTACTTCACCGCGCGTGACGAGTCGAAGCTGCTCTCCCTCTCCGCCAAGCCGGCGCACACGATCAACGTGATCGGCTACCAGTGGAGCTGGGGCTTCAACTACATCGAGAACGTCGACGGCGACGCGGCGTCCCCGAAGGCGGGCGAGGTTCCGAAGGAACTCGCCGCCCTCCCGGACCGCTTCACCAAGGACTTCCCCGCGGGCGCCGAAGGCGTCTACCAGAAGGGCGTCCCCGGCGACCGCGACGCGGACACCAACAACCCCGGGCCGACGCTGTACCTGCCCAAGGGTGAGAAGGTCCGCTTCATCCTGTCGTCGAACGACGTCATCCACTCCTTCTGGGTGGTCCCCTTCCTGTTCAAGCAGGACGTCATCCCGGGCCACACCAACGTCTTCGAGGTCACCCCGACCCAAGAAGGCACCTTCATGGGCAAGTGCGCCGAGCTCTGCGGCGTCGACCACTCCCGGATGCTCTTCAACGTCAAGGTGGTCTCGCCCGAGGAGTACCGGGCGCACCTGAAGGAGCTGGCGGAGAAGGGTCAGACCGGCTTCCTGCCGGCCGGCATCAAGCAGACCGACCCGGCCCGGAATGCGGAGACGAACAAACTGTGA
- a CDS encoding cysteine desulfurase/sulfurtransferase TusA family protein, with protein sequence MPYFDTASAAPLHPVARQALQASLDEGWADPARLYREGRRARLLLDAAREAAAEAVGCRADELVFTPSGTHAVHTGVAGVLAGRRRAGSRLVVSAVEHSSVLHAAQAHESAGGRVTEVPVDRYGAVTAAGYAEALSPSTALACLQSANHEVGTVQPVAEVAVVCAEAGVPLLVDAAQSLPWGPVEGAWSVLAASAHKWGGPPGVGLLAVRKGVRFSPRHPADERESGRSPGFTNLPAIVAAAASLRAVRAEADAEAARLRILVDRIRRRVVRLVPDVEVVGHPELRLPHLVTFSCLYVDGEILLHELDRAGYSVSSGSSCTSSTLTPSHVLRAMGVLSEGNVRVSLPLGTTAEEVNGFLEVLPGAVSGVRERLGVTEPVPAGVAAGSAPESLELDALGLRCPQPVIELAAAIGRVPVGGTVTVVSDDEVARLDIPAWCGMRGHAYLGEAEREAGTAYTVRRLV encoded by the coding sequence ATGCCGTACTTCGACACCGCGTCCGCCGCCCCGCTGCACCCCGTGGCCCGGCAGGCGCTGCAGGCCTCCTTGGACGAGGGGTGGGCCGATCCCGCCCGCCTGTACCGGGAGGGCAGGCGGGCGCGGCTGCTGCTGGACGCGGCGCGGGAGGCGGCCGCGGAGGCGGTGGGCTGCCGGGCCGACGAGCTGGTGTTCACTCCTTCGGGGACGCACGCGGTTCACACGGGGGTCGCGGGGGTCCTCGCGGGGCGCCGGCGCGCCGGGAGCCGGCTGGTCGTGTCGGCGGTCGAACACAGTTCTGTACTCCACGCGGCGCAGGCCCACGAGAGTGCCGGGGGCAGGGTCACCGAGGTCCCGGTGGACCGGTACGGCGCGGTGACGGCCGCCGGGTACGCGGAGGCCCTGAGCCCGTCGACGGCGCTGGCCTGCCTCCAGTCCGCCAACCACGAGGTGGGCACGGTCCAGCCGGTGGCGGAGGTGGCCGTGGTCTGCGCGGAGGCGGGGGTCCCGCTGCTGGTGGACGCGGCGCAGTCACTGCCGTGGGGGCCGGTGGAGGGTGCCTGGTCGGTGCTGGCCGCGAGTGCGCACAAGTGGGGCGGGCCGCCGGGGGTGGGGCTGCTGGCGGTGCGCAAGGGGGTCCGGTTCTCCCCTCGACATCCGGCGGACGAAAGGGAGTCGGGCCGCTCCCCCGGCTTCACGAACCTTCCCGCGATCGTGGCGGCGGCGGCGTCCTTGCGGGCCGTACGGGCCGAGGCGGACGCGGAGGCGGCCCGGCTGCGGATCCTGGTGGACCGGATCCGGCGGCGGGTGGTCCGGCTGGTCCCGGACGTGGAGGTGGTCGGCCATCCGGAGCTCCGGCTGCCCCACCTGGTCACGTTCTCCTGCCTGTACGTGGACGGCGAGATCCTGCTGCACGAGCTGGACCGGGCCGGGTACTCGGTGTCCTCGGGCTCCTCGTGCACGAGCTCGACGCTGACCCCCAGTCACGTGCTGCGGGCGATGGGGGTGCTGTCGGAGGGGAACGTACGGGTCTCCCTGCCGCTCGGGACCACGGCGGAGGAGGTCAACGGATTCCTGGAGGTGCTGCCGGGCGCGGTGTCCGGGGTACGGGAGCGGCTGGGCGTGACCGAGCCGGTCCCGGCGGGGGTGGCGGCCGGGTCGGCGCCGGAGTCCCTGGAGCTGGACGCGCTGGGGCTGCGGTGCCCGCAGCCGGTGATCGAGCTGGCCGCCGCGATCGGGCGGGTGCCGGTGGGGGGCACGGTCACGGTCGTCTCCGACGACGAGGTGGCCCGGCTGGACATCCCGGCGTGGTGCGGGATGCGGGGTCACGCGTATCTCGGCGAAGCCGAGCGCGAGGCCGGTACCGCGTACACGGTCCGCCGCCTGGTCTGA